One part of the Magallana gigas chromosome 5, xbMagGiga1.1, whole genome shotgun sequence genome encodes these proteins:
- the LOC105337375 gene encoding neuropeptide Y receptor type 4, giving the protein MMSGDDLNLTCHTWVKDYLPRDRNITLELANQILVARLIGGVIFLAILIVIGLVGNAHVIYVYTRKFKNSNYRIYVLWLAILDIFNCSVSAPLVIIYLCNAVTFQSEVFCKTYRFILYFASICSTCALVVIAIDRCRKVTRPLGTQITTSQARLMCAACLGISLLLSWPALVLYGITDEPTGIPGLMGFRCLASGKTLQHLALFHIFHILFFLAVSSALIGIYVVIGRKIYVHTYFRDSVQTGSVQFAEESPQVKPKNENRPSPISQATLKRTTGTLFTVTLAYILSAIPHHVLSVIFFVNPAFDCSMTLIGGQFYYTFVWSYFINSAINPFIYSFRDSKFRHEVKKMYGLIM; this is encoded by the exons ATGATGTCCGGCGATGACCTTAACCTTACTTGCCACACTTGGGTCAAGGACTATCTCCCTAGAGACAGGAACATCACTCTTGAGTTAGCCAATCAGATATTAGTGGCGCGCTTGATTGGCGGGGTCATATTTCTGGCAATTCTAATTGTGATTGGCTTGGTTGGAAATGCCCATGTGATCTACGTGTACACCCGcaaattcaaaaattcaaattaccgGATATATGTGTTATGGTTGGCTATTCTGGACATATTTAACTGTTCTGTCAGCGCACCTTTGGTGATCATCTACCTGTGTAACGCCGTCACTTTTCAGTCTGAAGTCTTCTGTAAAACCTACAGGTTTATTCTGTATTTTGCCTCGATCTGTTCCACGTGTGCCCTTGTTGTTATTGCGATCGATCGATGCCGGAAGGTGACACGCCCACTGGGGACCCAGATTACCACCTCTCAGGCCCGGCTGATGTGTGCGGCGTGTCTGGGGATAAGTTTACTGCTGTCGTGGCCCGCTCTGGTCCTGTACGGAATCACCGACGAACCCACGGGAATTCCAGGATTAATG GGTTTCCGATGCCTGGCTAGTGGTAAAACACTGCAACATCTGGCTCTGTTCCACATATTTCATATTCTATTCTTCCTCGCCGTATCGTCTGCTCTCATCGGTATCTATGTCGTCATAGGGCGGAAAATTTACGTGCACACCTATTTCCGGGATAGCGTGCAGACGGGATCGGTCCAGTTTGCAGAGGAGTCTCCACAAGTAAAGCCCAAAAACGAGAACCGGCCCTCGCCCATCTCCCAGGCGACGCTGAAGCGGACCACGGGGACGCTGTTTACCGTGACCTTGGCCTATATACTGAGCGCCATTCCACATCACGTGTTGTCGGTGATATTCTTTGTGAACCCTGCGTTTGACTGCTCCATGACGCTGATCGGCGGTCAGTTTTACTATACTTTCGTGTGGTCCTATTTCATCAATAGCGCCATTAACCCATTCATTTACAGTTTCCGGGATTCTAAATTCCGACATgaagtgaaaaaaatgtacGGTCTGATCATGTGA
- the LOC105337394 gene encoding acetylcholine receptor subunit alpha — MCWTLAIVSGSSYTSMADVVNLHKVLKNRSKYDRHIVPLKNQDQTLDVDIFVLLSAIDIEFIEVEKKVKVLMDVKTSWTDENLYWDPSQYGDLQHLHVQGDWVWRPEVLIRIPQKGTTTQQIMEGESKELEMVLDHTGKVFRHTTLSLSLFCSIDTTDFPFDEQYFMFILAMSVGDNVRYSEISSCLNTEFDNGNPRWSNLRVAHELIKFDNFTDLMCTVSMKRKPLFYVINIILPVVFLGYLEVLVFVIPADAGEKLSYAVALLLSYSVFVSFVADNIPEDSDNVSDLIYYIIFQFFIGAFAIFCTTLQLRLYHRDDEKDIPYLYRCTVKFVNILLRKRNKVESCPKEGENKSKQSENHPYVPPKEVTAKYKKTTRVMRRMKTKSDLHGQTSASSSIPSASSDVGARKMTWHNVSSAIDFILFWIFLITQIVLNMWFFYPAYKADR, encoded by the coding sequence ATGTGCTGGACGTTGGCAATAGTATCTGGCTCCAGTTACACCTCTATGGCGGATGTGGTGAACCTTCACAAAGTTCTCAAGAACCGGAGTAAGTACGACCGCCATATTGTGCCTCTGAAAAACCAAGACCAGACGCTGGACGTCGACATTTTTGTGTTGCTGTCCGCCATTGACATCGAGTTTATCGAGGTCGAGAAAAAGGTCAAGGTTCTCATGGACGTAAAGACCTCGTGGACGGACGAGAATCTGTACTGGGACCCATCACAGTACGGTGACCTCCAACACCTGCACGTGCAGGGCGACTGGGTGTGGCGCCCCGAGGTGCTGATCAGAATCCCACAGAAAGGAACCACGACGCAACAAATCATGGAGGGGGAGAGCAAAGAGCTGGAAATGGTACTTGATCATACCGGAAAGGTGTTTCGCCACACAACGTTAAGTCTGTCCCTTTTCTGCTCTATTGATACTACCGATTTCCCTTTTGATGAACAATACTTCATGTTCATTTTAGCCATGTCTGTCGGAGATAATGTCAGGTACTCAGAAATTTCATCGTGTCTAAATACAGAATTCGATAATGGCAACCCGAGGTGGAGCAATCTCAGAGTGGCCCACGAGCTAATTAAGTTCGACAACTTCACCGACTTAATGTGCACCGTCAGCATGAAACGGAAGCCGCTATTCTACGTCATCAACATCATACTTCCGGTGGTATTTCTGGGATACCTGGAGGTGCTTGTGTTTGTGATTCCCGCCGACGCCGGGGAGAAGTTGTCTTACGCCGTGGCCCTACTCTTGTCTTACAGCGTGTTCGTCAGTTTCGTCGCGGACAATATTCCGGAAGATTCCGACAACGTCTCCGACCTGATCTACTACATAATCTTCCAGTTTTTCATTGGAGCATTCGCCATATTCTGTACCACACTTCAGCTACGGCTGTACCATCGTGACGATGAGAAAGACATCCCCTACCTGTATCGATGCACTGTTAAGTTCGTCAACATTCTTTTGCGTAAAAGAAATAAAGTGGAGAGTTGTCCTAAGGAGGGAGAAAACAAAAGTAAGCAGTCAGAAAACCACCCATATGTTCCACCGAAGGAAGTTACAGCAAAATACAAGAAGACGACGCGCGTGATGAGACGAATGAAAACAAAGAGCGATCTCCATGGGCAGACGTCGGCGTCGTCGTCCATTCCATCGGCGTCATCAGACGTGGGGGCCAGGAAGATGACGTGGCACAACGTGTCGTCCGCCATTGATTTCATTCTGTTCTGGATATTCCTAATAACCCAGATTGTTCTCAATATGTGGTTCTTCTACCCTGCTTACAAAGCCGATAGATGA